tttctatgctttacttagacatttatctatgaattCTAAAAATTACGGCGCGTTTGATTgactattataggagctacgatatgataatgtttaaagttgcggaaaatagtgttttcGTCTACAGCTACTCTTCGCCAGCACCAGCTACGCCTGCTCTCTCCCGCTCcattctgcacgacggtgcatattcagatacactccttacccgatacctatttcagcgagtgctgaaggCCACTGATCTAAACTGTTATGAgaaaaggagttcactattcatgtattacagttTTCAATGcatgcctaattatcttaaagctttgaaggaacATGAGGAAAGATTTAGGGCAGAATTATTAAcctaatttctacatattcatggcatctacacaactgatgaatagttatgcttgtaaattgaattactgtactttatatgaaatgtacaattttgtatagctcaactaaactatgtttgtaattatattaatctTTTTACTATGTAtagcttggctgatgaattgtactcatatatgtttaaattgaatagtaatgtgtatagctcaactgataaattgtttatgcttctaaattgaaataattttcacgATATACATTAATAATGCTTGTACATCTCAACTcactgaattgtttatgctttttcattgaattaacttactttctATGTACTTTCATAGCTCAACTGAAGAATGTTTAGGATTGTAAATTGAATCATCtgattgctatgtactgtatattctttgtagagccatcgatgtagctcagtcggcagactcgctagcctactgatccggagctgcgttcgggcttgggttagatccccgtttggtctgattacctggttgggttttttccgaggttttcccaaccgtaagtcaaatgccaggtaatctatggcgaatcttcagtctcacctcacttcatctctccaaaaaattgtaatcttgtaaaattttgacttgtttcacatcttaaagtttcaatctaatataagatctatggaatacaataaatgaaattaaatttaaaaagtatgcTATGGAAATCAGAGAATCTTACCTGAGGAATGCTGAGTATAAGACTTAAAATCCAGATGAGGACGATGAGACGATTCAGTCGCTTTGCCGTATTCAGTGATTTCATTGGATACTTTACGACCACAAACCGATCTACACCGATGAGAACAAGCACAAAGGTAGACAGATACAGGCTGAATATCTGAAGAAACTTGAATATCTTACACTCGGCATTTCCAGCTAACCACTCAACAGTGAAACTCCACGCCGCTTCCCCGACTATACAGAACATCGTAACTAATAAGTCCACTATAGACAGATGCAAAATCAACGTATAAACAGCGCTCCATGTTTGGTGAGATCTCTTTCCCGACCGATTCATCCGAATGCTCACTATAGTCCAGACGTTTCCTACGAAGGACAGGACTGCCATCACTGCTAGCACTACCGCCCTAACAGTAGATCCGTACGTTAACACAGGGGCATGGCCCAAACACTTAAATTCACCACTGGAGTTCGTATACTTGGTCAGCAACTGCCATAATGAAGCATTCAGCGTCCGAATCCTTCCACACTCTTCTTCTGGCAAAGCCGTCATCATGCTGAGGTCCTTGACTTCGGGTAAACCGACAAGAAGCAACAGTTCTTCAGGACTGATGCCCATGATCGACATCTCGTTGCTACTATCGGCTCCAAACAGCCACGGATTTGAGATACTTGAATTGATGAAATCATCGTCAATACCGAAAGGTTTAACACTTGTAAACTGAGAGTTTCGGGACGGTAGAAGCTTCAAAGCTTCAGCTGCTGGGGTATCGAAGGTGGTGCCACCAATGTAGGATCCTTCCGCCATGTCGGTATTGTATAATGATCAATATACTTCTACGTTATTCTAAAACtaatttatcatgtcatattcctCAAATTGATTTCACGCCTTTTCAACGAAACACGATCGCATTTTAAAAAGCTTGAATTCACATAGATATCATAGGCCTATTAAGACAAACTAACGTTAATGTATACGAGATATTGTTCTCGTAAAAAATATGTATAACTTACACTTTGTTAGATAATCGTTTACAGTTTTTGCAAAGGTTATTAAGGTTAATACATTTTAGCTTTCAACTGAGCAATTTAAAAGCAGCGAAAATATATTAAAGTAAAAGTTATTTAAAAGAACAAAAACCATCTTGAAGTTCATTCCGTTTTTACTAGAAGATTTACAACTTCCTAAGCAAGTCAAGTTCTGGTTAGTTTCAATTAATTAGACAAGTTTTAATTCAAATTTAACaggaaatttatataaaataattcattccGCAACACTGGATGTATAAAAGATACAACTTTTGCATTCATATTTCGTGCACCGGTATAGAAATTATTTAACTggtgtgttaagatgtttgtaATAAAAAAGAGGGGATTACATCCAACACTAAATAAACAACGAAAAAACAATACATATATAGAGATGGAGTACGCCATTTTTCGCAGTCTTAGAATGTATTAGCGGTTCATACATCGTTATAcatagaaaacaaattaaatactgaatattttactTCAGTATGACGAAAAATTTCTTAAAGTGTTCGGAAAATGTCACACTCCTATTTATATATTCGTCAACGGCTCACTGAGCAAATTTTTTTGGCATAGTTTATAAGTGAATTACTTAGTAGTGATGGCGGTAGATACAAAGACGTCACGCACGTGCCGGGAAACGTCACACGAGAACGTAGGAAACCGACGAACTGATCCCAAGCCGACCAACCTGTTGGGTCGACGCGGACCGACTGCTGTTACGAACTTGACCGCCGCCACCGTCGTGCACTCGCGCACTGCGCCGGCCCCCTCCACAACTCAATTGCAACTCGTTCGTCAACTCCCAGacacaatttttcttcttctaataGCATTTGGCATCGCTAATCAGTCTTCTTCCTTCGTTTCCCAGTGGTTTTATGCCTCTATACTAAAGCTCGAAACAAATGTAAAGCTTATTTAAAGAGAATAAAGTTGAGAtaagtttatttaacaaaaaatgatttCTCCTTTATTGTGTTGGTTATTATAAAGCTTAGGATCCGAgaaaacttaagaatgaagtgaagttacagtgcaacggagtacagatgggctattccatctcaaatcgaccgaaataaagagaaaattgaccttgcaatttttaaatacaatgaaactttttctgtccgtagacaactgtgatacaatgctttgtccaaagtttgaggcatcagaatttcatagtgtttaaattaaaaatatttaaatttatcgtattttcataaaattagcaactttaaactgttgtggctccgaaaccctttcacccaattatcaaaatcatggtttattttgatgctgagaagttaaagtttatattgacatgtaaacagtttttcttactttttatggaaatggcgaaatttagatttttcttcattaagacgcctttgcccacgaaaaaatatttttaaaatatatggttagattccgcattgaaagtacaaataaacacatattttttactggtgcaacgttgataagaaagtattgaaaatatcaaataaagaaaataaatagtacgcgcgtgagttAACCAGCTGActatgaggcgggagctagccgagggaagcaaggtcaggagacataaacacgtgatgtttcgtctagtagagcatagctgggctagctttatcacaggttttcataaacactggagtaaaatgacgcccaacgctcgcatatcttcatctctcggccagtgcgtgcagtactaagccgttcaagtccaggcgtgtgaaaataatttatttaataccctcgaaacttattgccgagccactaagcaaacaatgccgaatccctcttaataatgcaaggttttttctcaatatttttttacatttttacaaatgggcaaaaagcctaaaagtaagtaaaatcagattatctctctctctctctctctctctctctctctctctgtataaaataaaaataaggattacttcttatcataacctaccaaatgtcagcttcaaaatgagctctcgttcaatgttctgcagagttctgagcgctgaaagaggcttgtttttctaaaatacgctaaatttgtcgctcaacaatacgaaaaccgtttgactttgcaaatgcactctcctcagcaccttgtataaatagggaaaaaattagggtataaaaaaatgcgagtttttttactgatcgatttcatatgcaaTAGCCCAGATGAAGTGAGGTGGCGCATTGAGTTTTGTTtgcctgtgcgttagtgtacaatcccgttcgtgatcagaggtaaagtatttttccgtctctccctacgaaacaaactcaggccatcacagtgcattttcaattcatagtaaaCAGTTACGATAAATTTGTGGCGGAAGCCAAACGAAGAACTTGAAATGAAGAACTTGTAGCTCACTGTGAAATATGGAGGAGGCAGCATCATGATCTGAAGTTGCATTTCTGCAGGAGGAGTTGGAGAGATGACACGAATCGAggggataatgaagaaggaagactatctTCGTATTTATTGAAGCAACACTTAACACAGAAATGCAGACAAGTTGGATATAAGGGACACATTTAAATATTACCAGGATAACGATTCTAAACAcaaattctatttattattattttaggttattttacgacgttttatcaacatcttaggttatttagtgtccgaatgagatgaaggtgataatgccggtgaaatgagttcggggtccagcaccgaaagttacccagcatttgctcatattgggttgagggaaaaaacctcaaccacgtaacttgctccgaccgagaatcgaacccggaccacctggtttcgcggccagacccgctaaccgttactccacaggtttggaccaCACAAATTCTATGTTTGAGGAACTGGCTCCTGTATAATTGTCTAAAAGTTATTGACACCCTTCCCCAAAATCCTGACCTGAACTCCATATAAAATCTCTGGGCTTTattaaaaaaagggggggggctaAAATACCCACTGAAGACATTAAGAGATACATTTCTAATATGCCACAACGCTTGAGAGGGGTTCTAAGAAGAAGAGGATATGTTACAGATCACTAAATGTTCTCTGTTTAGTTTCTACAGAGGAtggattttttttacttggttatttaacgacgctatatcaactatgaggttatttagcgtcaatgtaattggtgatggcgatatgatatttggcgagatgaggccgaggattcgccatagattacctgacatttgccttacggttgggaaaaacctcggattttttttattttagtaggctattttacgacgctttatcaacagctttggttatttagcgtctgaatgaggtgaaggtaataatgccggtgaaatgagtccggggtccaacaccgtaagttacccagcatttgctcatattgggttgagggaaaacctcggaaaaaacctcaaccaggtaacttgtcccgaccgggaattgaacccgggccacctggtttcgcggctagacgtgctaaccgttactccacaggcgtggacacctcggaaaaaacccaaccagataatcagctcaagcgggaatcgaacccgcgcccgagcgcaactccggatcggcaggcaagcgccttaatcgaccgagctacgccggtagcttcaGAGGATGGATTTAGTTAAAAGGTTAATTGGCTGAATATTAAAGTGACTGTGATAGCTGCCTATTTTTTGTTATGAATTTATTGTTATGCTTTATGATTAAGAATAAACTGATTAATTTTTGTAGTAGTAACTTGAAAGAGgaattgttgattttatattttttgttgtttatatttgtgATTAAGATAATCAGAATAAACATTGACTTGGTTACAAACCTAAGTGGCAGAATATTAAAGAGAGTAACTGTATGTTTCTGTAGGTGTCGCCTTTTTTCAAAATGATAGATTACAAGTTGTCACTGATTAAAAGAAGAATTCTTACCTTTTCGCCCCATGTTCCTCGTCAGCTGTTGCGCTGGATGCCACAGGTACGACTGATGTTTATTACTGCAGCGAGGTCGTGCATTTCTCTACTGCAGTCTGTTAGAGTATCGCAACAGGGAGCACAAAAACTGCTGTCCTAATATTATTTGATATGAAACGGTGTAcgtattatatttaaaaactagccgtacccgtgcgctccgctgcactcgttagaaataaatataaagtaattacataattaaaataggacatttgatccagggaacattcgtgtttggtagaaggataaatagtttaatatgttacttaatttaaattgtatttaaaatattaaaatgcgatcattttgatccagagaccactcatttggtacaatgacaattcctttaacatgtttcttaattgttattaccaattatttttggaaaagcgaaaattaacaaaaaaaaattggctacagatttattattgtattatattatattatattatattatattatattatattatattatattatattatattatattatattatattatattatattatgtaaaaagtgtgttgataacggatgtactcgaattagaaagtttttaatttttgtgggagctcttgaatctcaggaggaacaacttttacaacagcgcaacataatatgcttggctcattacccaatttttttgcattgcatttattgcatataattttttttgtattttaacacgattcaattgagcatagttaaaatttgaattatacaataatggattgctaagctaacgtactattactgcatacgaaatcaatacactctcgttgttcgttaattctctgaaataaaaatgaatatattcataaacattattttaataaatacaggaaatgaatatacagaataacctatcaagttttctgtgcataagaagctattttaatcttacctgtcctcaattcactccgaagttactgtaataacattatagcattatgtccatccagagaaactacactttccaatgatgaaataataattaattatacaaatccgttaatttagcttccgatattacttcatacaaacacagaaacattgtctgtaggctatgtttcatagctttcgattgttgtgtccaaggccccttatagacgaagtcatttgttttttatttcaatacaccgccttagatggcagttattttaactttaaaactcatttatctcattaaatatcagtcctataaaaatttttcaaagaataaaacttatcagaaatcatttttaaagaaacttttgttatgtaacatttttcacgaaaatcaataataagcgagatatttcgatttatttaattcagacccccttataaccccccttttaaataatgtattttgaatgcaatatagcctaaaatctaagttacaacgaacttaatttatattccaattttcatcgaaatcggttcagccattatcgcgtgaaaaggtaacaaacatacatacagacagacagacagacagtcatacaaacaaacatttcagaaaagcgattttcggtttcagggtggttaattatatatgttaggaccaattatttttggaaaatcaaaaattactagaaaaatttcggctacagatttattattagtatagatgtatgtatatattagtat
The window above is part of the Periplaneta americana isolate PAMFEO1 chromosome 11, P.americana_PAMFEO1_priV1, whole genome shotgun sequence genome. Proteins encoded here:
- the LOC138708687 gene encoding gonadotropin-releasing hormone receptor-like, which produces MAEGSYIGGTTFDTPAAEALKLLPSRNSQFTSVKPFGIDDDFINSSISNPWLFGADSSNEMSIMGISPEELLLLVGLPEVKDLSMMTALPEEECGRIRTLNASLWQLLTKYTNSSGEFKCLGHAPVLTYGSTVRAVVLAVMAVLSFVGNVWTIVSIRMNRSGKRSHQTWSAVYTLILHLSIVDLLVTMFCIVGEAAWSFTVEWLAGNAECKIFKFLQIFSLYLSTFVLVLIGVDRFVVVKYPMKSLNTAKRLNRLIVLIWILSLILSIPQFLFPYLERLNRLGGERDRAVHCLQ